In Pseudarthrobacter sp. ATCC 49987, the sequence ATGTCGCCGATCACGAGCTGGCCGAGGCAGGCCATACACGGGCGTCCGGGAACAAGCGTGTGCGCGCGCCAGATGCCGTTTCGCATGCGGCCGTCCGGGAAGGTGTCGAGCGCAATACCGCCATCGATTACCGGAATGAGGTCGGTGTAGGCGAGTGCATTCAACACCGCTCGCGGCCAAGGGCGGTCGACGCAAGAGAAGATGACGTCGTAGTCGAGCGCCGCGCTAACGCCCACGGGGTCGGTGATGCTGACCTCGTGGTTATGAATCTCGAATGATTCCGCGGTCGCGGCAGATTTCATCAGGCGCGAGGCTACTTTGACCTTGGATCGACCGAGTGCGGCGTCGAGGCGGGTCGCACCGATCATGCGGTCCAGGTTCACCGTCTCGACGGCGTCATAGTCCATCACGCCGACCGTCGCGAGGCCCGTCGCGGCGAGCCGCTGCGCGACGTCGAGGCCGACGCTGCCGCCACCGACGACGAGGACGCGCAGGCGCGCGATCGAGCTCTGAGTACGCTCGCCCCACGACGAGACCGTCCGCTGCTGTGAACGGGTGATGCTGGGGATTCGACGGATCTCGTTGTTCCAAGTGACAGCGAGCTTCGGAGATACCGATCGCACAGACTCCGCCCAGGTCGGTGCGCTCCGGTCGAACCAGAACCGGGCCGACCAGGAGGTATCGCGGCCGCCGAGCGTCATCCCGAGGAGTGGCATTTTCGTAATCCCGCGGGCGACGCGCTCGTACTCGGACTCCGTCTCCCAGTCCATGTCGCTGAGTAGCTGCCAGCCGCGAGAGCCCGGATGAGAGTGCAGCAATGCGAGTCCATGGCCGGCGGCGCGTGCCTCATTCGACGCGCGGAGCACGTACCCACTTGTGAACGAGGCGTTCCCATGCACGAGCCGCTCGCCCTCGCCGGGGAAAACCACCGACTTAATGAGCGCCGTCGTGCGTTCGACACCGGTGGAAAGGACGTACGTCGCGGCAAGCACGTCCTCCTGGCCGTCCTCGCGGATGAGGTGGTCACGCATGGCCGCTTCGACTTCACCAGTCATCGCTACGGAATACCGCATGTCACGCCGCCTTCGGGATTGCGATCGAAATGAAGCCCCGCACGTGCCGGAGCCACGCGAGAGCCGGCGGCATCGACATGTCGGTGTAGCTGAAATCGCGGGAATGCCGCTTCCATCCAGGCTGGCAGTCGATGTCATCCATATTCGTCTCAGGGAACGCGACCGAGTCAGGGAGGTGGATCCAGTGCGGAGGGACCATCGGCCAGCTCTGCACCTCGGACACGCTGACGCCGGTCGTCATAGTCTGCCCGTTGAGGGCGCCACCTACCGCGACGACATCGTAGAGAATGCGGGGTCCGTCGGCCCGAGCAGTGGCACCCAGGGCAGTCATGTCATTGATGAATTGTTGGGTCGGCCCGGTCAGGCCGATCTCATTGCTCACGCGACCCCTCCGACATGCTTGGCGGTGACGAACTCGTCCCCGTTCTCAATCCTCACGATCTGCTCGTCACGGAACGCCTCCGT encodes:
- a CDS encoding ThiF family adenylyltransferase → MRYSVAMTGEVEAAMRDHLIREDGQEDVLAATYVLSTGVERTTALIKSVVFPGEGERLVHGNASFTSGYVLRASNEARAAGHGLALLHSHPGSRGWQLLSDMDWETESEYERVARGITKMPLLGMTLGGRDTSWSARFWFDRSAPTWAESVRSVSPKLAVTWNNEIRRIPSITRSQQRTVSSWGERTQSSIARLRVLVVGGGSVGLDVAQRLAATGLATVGVMDYDAVETVNLDRMIGATRLDAALGRSKVKVASRLMKSAATAESFEIHNHEVSITDPVGVSAALDYDVIFSCVDRPWPRAVLNALAYTDLIPVIDGGIALDTFPDGRMRNGIWRAHTLVPGRPCMACLGQLVIGDIPLDKQGLLDDPEYIAGAHREAPSRQNVAALSASVSAALLAQFVSLTAHPGGRGVPAPLRHVLSTHTLEHSVATSGPYCAYENATTAGDTRTPIAEHREDWRAIVYERATKKSPFRLRALAAAEDILQRAISRLK